From Vibrio artabrorum, a single genomic window includes:
- a CDS encoding ammonium transporter — protein sequence MELTTTVTELRYALDTFFFLISGALVMWMAAGFAMLEAGLVRSKNTTEILTKNICLYAIACTTFLVVGYNIMYVNNSEGGWLPSFGTLIGTQGEGADHSLESDFFFQVVFVATAMSVVSGAVAERMKLWSFLIFSVVLTAFIYPMEGYWTWGGGFLSEAGFSDFAGSGIVHLAGASAALAGVLLLGARRGKYGKNGEIYPIPGSNMPLATLGTFILWFGWFGFNGGSQLMVSDFENATAVGQIFLNTNAAAAAGAIAALLVCKTTWGKADLTMILNGALAGLVAITADPLSPSPLFSVAIGSVSGALVVFSIIALDKAKVDDPVGAISVHGVCGFFGLMVVPLSNADATFSAQLLGAAVIFAWVFGASLAVWAVLKATIGIRVTEDEELEGMDMHDCGVGAYPEFVTVK from the coding sequence ATGGAACTTACAACAACAGTAACGGAGCTGCGTTACGCACTAGATACTTTTTTCTTCCTTATTTCAGGTGCGTTGGTCATGTGGATGGCCGCAGGCTTCGCAATGTTAGAAGCTGGCTTAGTTCGCTCAAAAAACACCACTGAAATTTTAACTAAGAACATCTGTTTGTACGCTATCGCTTGTACGACTTTCTTAGTGGTTGGCTACAACATTATGTACGTAAATAACAGTGAAGGTGGCTGGTTGCCATCATTTGGTACATTAATTGGTACACAAGGTGAAGGCGCCGACCACTCTCTAGAGTCTGATTTCTTCTTCCAAGTGGTATTCGTTGCAACGGCAATGTCGGTGGTATCAGGTGCGGTTGCTGAGCGTATGAAGCTTTGGTCATTCCTAATTTTCTCTGTTGTGTTAACAGCGTTTATTTATCCGATGGAAGGCTACTGGACTTGGGGCGGTGGTTTCCTATCAGAAGCGGGTTTTAGTGATTTCGCAGGCTCTGGTATCGTGCATCTGGCTGGCGCTTCAGCGGCACTTGCTGGCGTATTGTTACTCGGTGCTCGTCGAGGAAAATACGGTAAGAATGGTGAAATCTATCCGATTCCGGGTTCAAACATGCCACTTGCCACGTTAGGTACATTTATCCTTTGGTTCGGTTGGTTTGGTTTCAACGGCGGTTCTCAACTGATGGTTTCAGACTTTGAGAACGCAACAGCAGTCGGTCAAATCTTCCTTAACACCAACGCCGCCGCCGCCGCTGGCGCAATCGCAGCACTGCTTGTGTGTAAAACGACTTGGGGTAAAGCAGACTTAACCATGATTCTTAACGGCGCGTTAGCGGGCCTCGTCGCCATCACAGCAGATCCTCTATCACCATCCCCTCTATTCTCAGTCGCGATTGGTTCGGTATCTGGTGCATTGGTTGTATTCAGTATTATTGCTCTTGATAAAGCAAAAGTTGATGACCCAGTTGGTGCTATCTCAGTACACGGTGTCTGTGGTTTCTTCGGTCTAATGGTGGTGCCACTCAGCAACGCTGATGCAACGTTTAGTGCTCAACTATTGGGTGCGGCAGTCATCTTTGCATGGGTATTCGGTGCGAGTCTGGCAGTATGGGCAGTGCTCAAAGCAACCATTGGTATTCGTGTTACTGAAGATGAAGAGCTGGAAGGTATGGACATGCACGATTGTGGTGTCGGCGCGTATCCAGAATTCGTAACAGTAAAATAA
- the glnK gene encoding P-II family nitrogen regulator, producing MKLINAIVKPFKLDDVREALSDVGIEGMTVSEVKGFGRQKGHTELYRGAEYQVDFLPKVKLEIATQAENVDRVIEAISQAAHTGKIGDGKIFVYDLSQAVRIRTGEMDTEAL from the coding sequence ATGAAATTAATAAATGCCATTGTTAAGCCATTCAAATTAGACGATGTGCGCGAAGCGCTCTCTGATGTCGGTATTGAAGGTATGACGGTTTCTGAAGTGAAAGGGTTTGGTCGTCAGAAAGGGCACACTGAATTGTATCGTGGTGCAGAGTATCAAGTGGATTTTCTACCCAAGGTAAAGTTAGAAATTGCGACTCAAGCGGAGAATGTGGACCGAGTTATTGAAGCGATTAGCCAAGCGGCACACACAGGAAAAATTGGCGATGGCAAAATTTTTGTTTATGACCTAAGCCAAGCCGTACGAATTCGTACTGGTGAAATGGATACTGAAGCACTTTAA
- a CDS encoding YacL family protein produces MEFEFTRNTLMGEYYVKCSMGHEIVGRWLQEEIGKDKQKLDHVMDLIQQSRQDLSNEVTLLGKEISLAINEDDVTIQENVLAHEQEMEEGCEFDFYNCESQASCGIDDFELLIERWMDFLGY; encoded by the coding sequence ATGGAATTCGAATTTACTAGAAACACTCTAATGGGTGAATACTATGTGAAATGCAGTATGGGTCATGAAATTGTTGGCCGCTGGCTTCAAGAAGAGATCGGTAAAGATAAGCAGAAGTTAGATCATGTAATGGATCTTATTCAACAATCCAGACAAGACCTTAGCAATGAAGTCACTCTCTTGGGTAAAGAAATAAGCCTTGCGATCAATGAAGATGACGTCACCATTCAAGAAAATGTGTTAGCGCACGAGCAAGAGATGGAAGAGGGCTGTGAGTTCGATTTCTATAACTGTGAAAGCCAGGCAAGTTGCGGCATTGATGATTTCGAGTTGTTGATCGAACGTTGGATGGATTTTTTAGGTTACTAA
- the acnB gene encoding bifunctional aconitate hydratase 2/2-methylisocitrate dehydratase — protein sequence MLEAYRKHVAERAAEGVVPKPLDAEQVAGLVELLKNPPQGEEEIILDLLENRIPPGVDEAAYVKAGFLTAITQGEVTSPLVSKAKAAELLGTMQGGYNIEPLVSLLDDAELAPIAVKALSHTLLMFDAFYDVEEKAKAGNAAAQQVLQSWAEAEWFTAKEKVAEKITVKVFKVTGETNTDDLSPAPDAWSRPDIPVHAKAMLKMEREGINPDDAGNVGPIKQIEELQKDGIPLAYVGDVVGTGSSRKSATNSVLWFMGDDIPFVPNKRTGGVCLGGKIAPIFYNTMEDSGALPIELNVQEMNMGDIIDIYPYEGVVRKDGSVISNFELGKVLLDEVRAGGRIPLIIGRGLTGRARDALGLEETDLFAKPIDPSASDKGYTLAQKMVGKACGVEGVRAGQYCEPKMTTVGSQDTTGPMTRDELKDLACLGFSADLVMQSFCHTSAYPKPVDVNTHHTLPDFIMNRAGVSLRPGDGVIHSWLNRMLLPDTVGTGGDSHTRFPLGISFPAGSGLVAFAAATGVMPLDMPESILVRFKGEMQPGITLRDLVHAIPLYGIKQGLLTVEKAGKINEFSGRVLEIEGVEHLSVEQAFELSDASAERSAAGCTVKLSQESIEEYLNSNIVMLKWMIAEGYGDVRTIERRVTAMEEWLANPELLSADSDAEYAHVIEIDLADIDQPILCAPNDPDDARLLSDVQGTEIQEVFIGSCMTNIGHFRAAGKMLEEFNGSLSTRLWVAPPTKMDKDQLTEEGYYGIFGRAGVRIETPGCSLCMGNQARVADKSTVMSTSTRNFPNRLGTGANVYLASAELSAVGAILGRIPTKEEYLEYAEKVNATAADTYRYLNFHKMGQYTEKADTVIFQEPA from the coding sequence GTGCTTGAAGCCTACCGTAAACACGTCGCAGAGCGTGCTGCTGAGGGAGTTGTACCCAAACCACTAGATGCTGAGCAAGTTGCTGGTCTAGTTGAACTTCTAAAGAACCCACCTCAAGGTGAAGAAGAGATCATTCTTGACCTACTCGAGAATCGCATTCCACCGGGCGTTGATGAAGCGGCGTATGTAAAAGCCGGTTTTCTTACGGCTATCACCCAAGGTGAAGTAACATCGCCATTAGTCAGCAAAGCCAAAGCTGCGGAGTTACTTGGCACCATGCAAGGTGGCTATAACATCGAGCCTCTAGTCTCTCTACTCGATGATGCGGAACTGGCTCCAATCGCGGTTAAAGCCCTTTCCCACACTCTGCTTATGTTCGATGCTTTCTACGACGTAGAAGAAAAAGCAAAAGCAGGTAATGCTGCTGCACAGCAAGTGCTTCAATCTTGGGCGGAGGCTGAGTGGTTTACCGCAAAAGAGAAAGTCGCGGAAAAAATTACCGTTAAAGTATTTAAAGTCACGGGTGAAACGAACACCGATGACCTGTCTCCAGCACCAGATGCATGGTCACGCCCAGACATTCCAGTACACGCAAAAGCGATGTTGAAGATGGAGCGTGAAGGCATTAACCCTGATGATGCGGGTAATGTTGGTCCAATTAAGCAAATCGAAGAATTACAGAAAGATGGCATCCCACTGGCTTACGTTGGTGACGTAGTTGGTACAGGGTCTTCTCGTAAATCGGCAACAAACTCTGTACTTTGGTTTATGGGGGATGATATCCCATTCGTACCAAATAAGCGTACTGGCGGTGTGTGTCTTGGCGGTAAAATTGCGCCAATCTTCTACAACACAATGGAAGACTCTGGTGCACTACCCATTGAGCTTAACGTACAAGAGATGAACATGGGGGATATCATTGATATCTACCCATATGAAGGTGTTGTACGTAAAGACGGTTCTGTGATTTCAAACTTTGAGTTAGGTAAGGTATTACTTGATGAAGTGCGTGCTGGTGGCCGAATTCCACTGATCATCGGTCGTGGTCTAACGGGTCGTGCTCGTGACGCTCTAGGTCTAGAAGAAACCGATCTGTTTGCGAAACCAATCGATCCATCGGCATCGGATAAAGGCTACACACTAGCTCAGAAGATGGTTGGTAAAGCCTGTGGCGTTGAAGGTGTGCGTGCAGGTCAGTACTGTGAACCTAAAATGACGACAGTCGGTTCTCAAGATACGACTGGCCCTATGACACGTGATGAGCTGAAAGACTTGGCGTGTCTTGGCTTCTCTGCTGACCTTGTCATGCAGTCATTCTGTCACACTTCTGCATACCCTAAACCCGTTGATGTAAACACGCACCACACGCTACCTGATTTCATCATGAACCGTGCCGGTGTTTCACTTCGTCCGGGTGATGGTGTTATTCACTCATGGCTAAACCGTATGCTTCTGCCTGACACTGTTGGTACTGGTGGTGACTCACATACGCGTTTCCCGCTAGGTATTTCATTCCCTGCAGGTTCTGGCTTGGTCGCATTTGCTGCGGCAACGGGTGTGATGCCGCTTGATATGCCGGAATCTATCTTGGTTCGCTTTAAAGGCGAAATGCAGCCGGGTATCACGCTACGTGACCTAGTACATGCAATCCCTCTATACGGCATCAAGCAAGGTCTTTTAACCGTAGAAAAAGCCGGTAAAATTAACGAATTCTCTGGTCGTGTACTCGAAATTGAAGGTGTTGAACACCTATCGGTTGAGCAGGCGTTTGAGCTTTCAGATGCATCGGCAGAGCGCTCTGCTGCTGGTTGTACGGTTAAGCTATCTCAAGAGTCTATCGAAGAGTATCTGAACTCAAACATCGTGATGCTTAAGTGGATGATCGCAGAAGGTTACGGTGATGTTCGTACTATCGAGCGTCGTGTGACTGCAATGGAAGAGTGGTTGGCGAACCCTGAATTGCTTTCTGCGGATTCTGATGCTGAATACGCTCACGTTATTGAAATCGATCTGGCTGATATCGATCAACCTATCCTATGTGCGCCAAACGATCCTGATGATGCTCGTCTGCTTTCTGACGTTCAAGGTACAGAGATTCAAGAAGTGTTCATCGGTTCTTGTATGACCAACATTGGTCACTTCCGTGCCGCAGGTAAGATGCTAGAGGAGTTTAATGGTTCACTGAGCACTCGTCTGTGGGTGGCTCCGCCAACCAAGATGGATAAAGATCAGTTAACGGAAGAAGGCTATTACGGCATCTTCGGTCGCGCTGGAGTACGTATCGAAACTCCGGGTTGTTCACTGTGTATGGGCAACCAAGCTCGTGTTGCAGACAAGTCGACAGTCATGTCTACGTCTACTCGTAACTTCCCGAACCGTTTGGGTACAGGTGCCAACGTTTATCTGGCTTCTGCTGAGCTTTCTGCTGTTGGCGCGATTCTAGGTCGCATCCCAACAAAAGAAGAGTACTTAGAGTACGCTGAGAAGGTGAATGCGACCGCTGCGGATACATACCGTTACTTGAACTTCCATAAAATGGGTCAGTACACGGAAAAAGCAGACACGGTTATCTTCCAAGAGCCAGCGTAA
- a CDS encoding patatin-like phospholipase family protein → MISRWLVSGLGIVGIVISVQLFAATELKVDASQSTKQSHKRPTVAVVLAGGGAKGAAHIGVLKALEEMHIPVDYITGTSMGSYVGGLYATGMSAEEIESLIYTVDWNRGYRDRVNRSDRRVRDKEYEDRYQLNTDLGLGFGEIKAKKGVVQGQNMLRILRETTGNLSSFDSFDHLAIPYRSVATDIIKLEEVVIDRGNLVDAMMASMSVPGALPPYEVDGRMLVDGGVTNNMPVDVARAMGADIIIAIDISSNYKDKDDFTTFLAAADQLSNYLVRRSTQEQAETLTDDDIFLHPDVGQIETTEFDKMPDAFQAGYNAAFQHKDQLSKLSLSSADYQKYIDHKQQARQQLKYGDQTKVDKVVINNNSHYSDKLIENRLHLSAGQVLKTSEIESQVKDLYALDRFELVTYKFDNVEGEDQLLVDVNEKSWGPNYLNFRFYLEDDFATASQYGIGMSANFTDINSHGAELRTNVEMGTDKLAEVELFSPFFSSQKLFTSTSLVYSNQKRNLPANIDDIERPTLDVTQDYLPMTYKEFIGEFALGYQPALWQEFKVGARYTDGNVNVASLPSFGSGSYQRTGAFMSYRLDTLDNFSLPTEGYFVDLEYLVTHDDFDTNNTIYNPKLASESDTVHEFSANLMAAQSIEKHTLVAKLDFGMVESKNSIFPIDPKELGGFLNLSGIPRNSLIGKNLAYTSLTYRYKWFENDFGLFKSPLYVGASIEHGGVWSDSELGFDEAPMFTAGSVFAGVDSPIGPIILAYGRTEDNYDSVYLIIGTSYK, encoded by the coding sequence ATGATTTCCCGTTGGCTAGTGAGTGGCTTAGGTATTGTCGGTATTGTGATCAGTGTTCAGCTGTTTGCCGCGACTGAGTTGAAGGTTGATGCTTCTCAATCAACGAAACAATCTCATAAGAGGCCAACGGTTGCTGTGGTTCTTGCTGGTGGAGGGGCCAAAGGGGCCGCTCATATTGGGGTGCTTAAAGCCTTAGAAGAGATGCATATCCCGGTTGATTACATTACCGGTACCAGTATGGGCTCTTACGTTGGTGGACTTTATGCGACAGGGATGAGTGCTGAAGAGATAGAAAGTTTGATTTATACGGTTGATTGGAATCGTGGTTATCGTGATCGAGTCAACCGTAGTGATCGCCGTGTGCGAGACAAAGAGTATGAAGACCGCTATCAGTTAAATACTGACCTAGGTTTAGGCTTTGGTGAAATTAAAGCAAAGAAAGGGGTGGTACAAGGTCAGAATATGTTACGTATTCTGCGTGAGACGACAGGCAATTTATCCTCTTTTGATTCGTTTGATCATCTGGCTATCCCTTATCGCTCAGTCGCGACTGATATTATCAAACTTGAAGAAGTCGTTATCGACCGTGGTAATTTAGTTGATGCGATGATGGCAAGTATGTCGGTACCGGGAGCGCTTCCACCTTACGAAGTGGATGGACGAATGTTGGTTGACGGTGGTGTGACCAATAATATGCCCGTTGATGTAGCCAGAGCGATGGGGGCTGACATCATTATAGCGATCGATATCAGTTCAAACTATAAAGACAAAGACGATTTCACCACCTTTCTTGCCGCCGCCGATCAACTTTCCAACTACCTGGTTCGTCGCAGTACTCAGGAGCAAGCTGAAACGTTAACGGATGACGATATCTTCTTACATCCTGATGTTGGGCAAATAGAAACGACCGAGTTTGATAAGATGCCAGATGCTTTTCAGGCGGGGTATAATGCAGCATTCCAGCACAAAGACCAGCTTTCCAAATTATCCCTCTCGAGTGCTGATTATCAGAAGTATATCGACCATAAACAACAAGCCAGACAGCAATTGAAGTACGGTGACCAAACCAAGGTTGATAAGGTTGTGATTAATAATAACAGTCACTACTCTGATAAATTGATTGAAAATCGCTTACATCTCAGTGCTGGTCAAGTCCTAAAAACAAGTGAGATCGAATCTCAAGTTAAAGATCTGTACGCGTTAGATCGTTTCGAACTGGTCACTTATAAATTTGACAATGTCGAGGGTGAAGATCAGCTTTTGGTGGATGTGAATGAAAAGTCATGGGGTCCTAACTACCTCAATTTTCGATTCTATCTTGAGGATGACTTTGCTACCGCGAGCCAATATGGCATAGGGATGTCTGCAAACTTTACTGACATCAATTCTCATGGTGCAGAGCTGAGAACGAATGTAGAGATGGGAACAGATAAGCTGGCTGAGGTTGAGTTGTTTTCTCCGTTTTTCTCAAGTCAGAAGTTATTCACATCCACATCATTGGTTTACAGCAATCAAAAACGAAACCTACCCGCTAATATTGACGATATTGAAAGGCCGACGCTTGATGTTACCCAAGATTATTTGCCAATGACCTATAAAGAATTTATTGGTGAATTCGCATTGGGGTATCAACCCGCGTTATGGCAAGAGTTCAAAGTGGGCGCTCGATATACTGATGGTAACGTTAACGTGGCTTCTCTGCCGTCATTCGGCAGTGGTTCTTATCAGCGTACTGGGGCTTTCATGAGTTATCGATTAGACACATTAGATAACTTCAGCTTGCCGACCGAAGGTTATTTTGTTGACCTAGAGTATTTGGTCACACATGATGATTTTGACACTAATAATACGATTTATAATCCTAAGTTGGCGTCAGAAAGTGATACTGTCCATGAGTTTTCCGCCAATTTAATGGCTGCACAAAGCATTGAAAAACATACTTTAGTCGCCAAGCTAGACTTTGGCATGGTGGAAAGTAAAAACTCTATATTTCCAATTGATCCTAAAGAGCTTGGTGGGTTCCTTAACTTATCGGGTATTCCAAGAAACAGCTTAATCGGAAAAAACTTAGCATACACTAGCCTGACTTATCGATATAAGTGGTTTGAAAATGACTTCGGCCTCTTTAAATCACCGCTTTACGTGGGGGCGTCCATCGAGCATGGTGGTGTGTGGTCAGATAGCGAACTGGGTTTTGATGAAGCGCCAATGTTTACTGCTGGTTCCGTTTTTGCTGGAGTGGATTCTCCAATAGGGCCGATTATTTTGGCTTATGGTCGTACCGAAGATAATTATGACTCGGTCTACTTAATTATTGGAACGTCTTATAAATAA
- the mrcB gene encoding penicillin-binding protein 1B: MMTKMLTPKKAPSKKAPAKKSPATKAKPRKPKAAARKGKSKANSSKHRGWMKILWGIAWKVGLALIALLLFIGIYLDSVVKQRFEGQLFDLPTVVYARVLDLSPGTSISLIKVKNELDVLNYRKVSSPRHPGEYSSSSTKIEMIRRPFEFVDGLEMDRHVMLYFNGNELTRIQSLDKKGDMGYLRIEPKMLGMLEKGNDEQRLFLKRNQFPEVMVDALLATEDRNFYQHDGVSPLAIARAMVVNLKAGRTVQGGSTLTQQLAKNLFLSSERTLWRKLREAYIALILDHRYSKDRILEAYLNEVYLGQNGGEAIHGFGLASRLYFGQPIQELRIDQLALLVGMVKGPSYYNPVRYPERAKTRRDLVLRLLMQQDILTPRQYEEAASRDLDIQDNPRIARRQPAYFQQVSIELKKYVGDRFEAQKGIRVFTSLDPVSQDKLEKSIARKVPELSKTAGNKLEGAAIAVDRSTGEIRAMVGGKRTGYDGFNRALNASRPIGSLVKPAIYLTALEHPQKYTLATTLKDTPLSLKGSKGSVWSPRNFDRKFRGDVPLYVALSKSYNVPTVRLGMQLGIDNVSKTLEKLGVNKDEIRPVPSMFLGAFSLTPFQVAQMFQTITNSGRIAPLSALRSVVDNEGNVLYQSIPKVSQRVDQQAAWLTTYAMKRVVSEGTGRFLQGQFSSAGLAGKTGTSNDSRDSWFVGVDGRDVTTIWLGRDDNKPTKLTGSSGALRVYASYLKQRSPEPLLLPWPTGIVTTHFTRTPEGALEFDCDGSVKLPVWDESGNIKKGCESQPKQWLKKLFQW; this comes from the coding sequence ATGATGACCAAAATGTTAACGCCGAAAAAGGCACCATCTAAAAAAGCGCCAGCAAAGAAGTCACCAGCGACTAAAGCGAAACCAAGAAAGCCGAAAGCGGCAGCCAGAAAAGGGAAATCAAAAGCCAATAGCTCAAAACATAGAGGTTGGATGAAGATTTTATGGGGCATAGCTTGGAAAGTGGGCTTGGCGTTAATTGCACTGTTGTTGTTCATCGGTATTTATCTGGATTCTGTCGTTAAACAGCGATTTGAAGGCCAGTTATTTGATTTGCCGACCGTCGTTTATGCGCGCGTGTTGGACCTATCACCAGGCACTTCGATTAGCTTGATAAAAGTTAAGAACGAATTGGATGTACTCAACTATCGCAAGGTGAGTTCCCCTCGTCATCCGGGTGAGTACTCTTCTTCTTCAACCAAGATCGAGATGATTCGACGCCCATTTGAGTTTGTCGATGGGTTAGAAATGGATCGCCATGTGATGTTGTACTTCAATGGTAACGAATTAACTCGCATTCAATCGCTCGATAAAAAAGGCGACATGGGGTATCTGCGCATTGAACCGAAGATGCTTGGCATGCTTGAGAAAGGTAACGATGAACAGCGTCTGTTCTTAAAACGTAACCAGTTCCCAGAAGTGATGGTTGATGCGCTGTTAGCCACGGAAGATCGTAATTTCTATCAGCACGATGGCGTGTCACCATTGGCAATCGCTCGTGCGATGGTGGTCAATCTAAAAGCCGGGCGAACGGTACAAGGGGGCAGTACATTGACTCAACAGTTGGCGAAGAACCTGTTCCTATCCAGTGAGCGCACACTGTGGCGCAAGCTTCGAGAAGCCTACATTGCGCTTATTTTGGATCATCGGTACAGCAAAGATCGGATCTTAGAGGCCTATCTGAATGAAGTTTACCTCGGGCAAAATGGTGGTGAAGCGATTCATGGCTTCGGATTGGCGTCTCGCTTGTACTTCGGGCAGCCTATCCAAGAGCTGAGAATTGATCAGCTGGCCTTGTTGGTCGGTATGGTCAAAGGCCCGTCTTATTATAATCCGGTTCGATACCCAGAACGTGCCAAGACTCGACGTGATTTAGTTCTGCGTTTGTTAATGCAACAAGATATTTTAACTCCGCGCCAGTATGAAGAAGCCGCGAGTCGTGATTTAGATATTCAAGACAACCCACGCATCGCTAGACGTCAGCCCGCTTACTTCCAACAGGTAAGTATTGAGCTGAAGAAGTATGTAGGCGATCGATTTGAAGCGCAGAAAGGCATTCGAGTCTTTACTTCTCTTGATCCGGTTTCTCAAGACAAACTAGAGAAGTCGATTGCACGTAAAGTGCCTGAGTTATCTAAAACAGCAGGGAATAAACTAGAGGGTGCGGCGATAGCGGTTGACAGGAGCACTGGCGAAATTCGCGCGATGGTCGGGGGCAAACGCACGGGGTATGATGGCTTTAACCGAGCCCTGAATGCGAGTCGTCCAATTGGTTCATTAGTGAAACCTGCTATCTATCTTACGGCATTGGAACACCCGCAAAAGTATACGCTTGCTACCACCTTAAAGGATACGCCTCTGAGTTTGAAAGGCAGTAAAGGTAGTGTTTGGAGCCCACGAAACTTCGACCGGAAGTTTCGTGGCGACGTGCCTTTGTATGTGGCATTGTCTAAGTCTTACAACGTCCCTACGGTTCGTTTAGGGATGCAGTTAGGGATTGATAACGTCTCGAAAACATTGGAAAAGCTGGGGGTTAATAAAGATGAGATTCGCCCTGTGCCGTCGATGTTTTTAGGGGCATTTTCACTGACACCATTTCAAGTGGCGCAGATGTTCCAGACAATAACGAACTCTGGACGCATTGCACCGTTATCAGCCCTTCGTTCTGTTGTTGATAATGAGGGGAACGTTTTATATCAATCGATCCCTAAAGTGTCACAACGTGTTGATCAACAAGCGGCTTGGTTGACGACTTATGCGATGAAACGGGTTGTATCGGAAGGCACTGGGCGTTTCTTGCAAGGGCAATTTTCATCGGCGGGATTAGCCGGAAAAACAGGAACCAGTAATGATAGCCGTGACAGTTGGTTTGTCGGGGTCGATGGCCGAGACGTGACCACCATCTGGCTGGGACGTGATGACAATAAGCCGACCAAACTTACGGGCTCTAGCGGTGCGTTACGTGTGTATGCGAGTTACCTGAAGCAACGATCACCAGAGCCGTTACTTCTGCCTTGGCCGACTGGAATAGTGACAACTCACTTTACCCGCACACCTGAAGGCGCGTTAGAGTTTGACTGTGATGGCTCCGTCAAATTACCCGTTTGGGATGAGAGTGGCAACATTAAGAAGGGGTGCGAAAGTCAACCAAAACAGTGGCTAAAGAAGCTTTTTCAGTGGTAA